A genomic window from Solanum stenotomum isolate F172 chromosome 10, ASM1918654v1, whole genome shotgun sequence includes:
- the LOC125841987 gene encoding probable beta-1,4-xylosyltransferase IRX9H — translation MASIRRTLSPVPRPGSTMNGEVCPAASPLSKSSSCTNSNTPTGALLPSFGSFDYAIYKVQTFVVGLLSRRSSRPLERSKLKGLIWRRAILQLFFCFILGVFIGLTPLLNLSTNFISKHQALSFEVLQPEENARSYDVSRNVTSTTEDLPIIDNSTSEPNLVHVELKEDIAYNASFNQSLDQDMTVSRKLLIIVTPTETRPFQAYYLNRLAYALELVPSPLLWIVVEMNSQSVETADILRRTGVMYRHLVCSKNSTDVKEKNVHLRNVALSHIETHHLDGIVYFADEYNIYSADVFEQMRQISRIGTWIVARLAENNRKVILQGPICNGSQVIGWHTEGMTKRLQRFYAEISGFAFNSTILWDTKRWHRPTLEPIRQSDTAKASSQVSTFIEQMVEDESQMEGLPMNCSRIMVWQFNTEILYPYPHEWMVKNYSRTSTSVG, via the exons ATGGCTTCGATTAGAAGAACGTTGTCCCCAGTGCCTCGTCCTGGAAGCACTATGAATGGAGAAGTATGTCCTGCAGCCTCTCCACTGTCCAAGTCTTCATCATGTACCAATAGTAATACACCAACTGGTGCATTGCTTCCTTCTTTTGGTTCATTCGATTATGCCATCTACAAGGTTCAGACATTTGTAGTTGGTCTTTTGTCACGACGATCTTCTAGGCCCTTAGAAAGGTCAAAGTTGAAGGGGCTCATTTGGAGGAGAGCTATTCTGCAATTGTTTTTCTGCTTCATTCTTGGAGTATTTATTGGCCTTACTCCATTACTAAATTTGTCAACAAATTTTATCTCTAAACATCAAGCTTTATCCTTTGAGGTCCTCCAGCCAGAAGAAAATGCTCGATCATATGATGTATCTAGAAATGTGACTTCAACCACAGAGGACTTGCCTATCATAGATAATTCGACATCAGAGCCTAACTTAGTACATGTTGAACTGAAAGAAGACATTGCCTACAATGCCTCCTTTAATCAATCACTTGACCAAGATATGACAGTGTCCCGTAAACTTTTGATTATTGTGACTCCTACAGAAACCCGTCCATTTCAAGCATACTATCTAAATCGTCTGGCCTATGCATTAGAGTTGGTGCCTTCTCCTTTATTGTGGATAGTTGTTGAGATGAACTCCCAATCTGTTGAAACTGCTGATATATTGAGAAGAACCGGAGTCATGTACAGACATCTTGTGTGCAGCAAGAACTCAACTGATGTGAAAGAGAAAAATGTGCATCTAAGGAATGTGGCACTCTCTCACATTGAAACACACCACCTTGATGGCATTGTCTATTTTGCTGATGAGTACAACATATACTCTGCTGATGTCTTCGAGCAGATGAGACAGATCAG CCGGATCGGGACATGGATTGTGGCAAGACTAGCTGAAAATAATAGGAAAGTTATCTTGCAGGGTCCAATCTGTAACGGCTCTCAGGTTATAGGTTGGCACACTGAAGGTATGACAAAAAGACTTCAGAGATTCTATGCAGAAATATCGGGATTTGCATTCAATAGTACGATACTTTGGGATACAAAGAGGTGGCACCGACCAACACTAGAACCTATAAGGCAGTCTGATACAGCCAAAGCTAGTTCTCAA gTGAGCACATTTATCGAACAAATGGTGGAAGATGAAAGCCAAATGGAAGGCTTACCAATGAACTGTTCAAGAATCATGGTTTGGCAATTCAACACGGAGATATTGTACCCATATCCTCATGAATGGATGGTGAAGAATTACTCAAGAACCAGTACTTCAGTTGGATGA